Proteins encoded by one window of Hippoglossus hippoglossus isolate fHipHip1 chromosome 15, fHipHip1.pri, whole genome shotgun sequence:
- the LOC117775251 gene encoding suppressor of cytokine signaling 5-like, which translates to MKKVGNMWSNLKNKCQTLFHNNSSGLSETRVEADAVHCVVDLGQGGSSGDAHASGASSPTRSLLPVPMVTAGRRHHNCVSDIPQIVEISIDKDAEDVRGGSGAVPHARRDSYSRHAPWGGKKKHSCSTKTQSSLEADRRSGRLRGSGNRRERRYGVSSLQEMSDSVSGGRSLNSRSLRQRLSDTVGLCLPLPARRRSRSSKNPVTSKRKIHLTELMLETCPFPPGSDLAHKWHLIKQHTAPVSPHSSTALLDAFDPAQTSPEDEEERLRERRRLSIEEGVDPPPNAQIHTLEASVPGSSLYKLGPKMAPGIGEASGDGRASGTGSSLGAGSSGACGPVLGASASAQDCDSEEDSTTLCLQARRPKQRHASGDGHLSRQQPGPWKVHTQIDYIHCLVPDLLQITALPCYWGVMDRYEAEALLDGRPEGTFLLRDSAQEDYLFSVSFRRYNRSLHARIEQWNHNFSFDAHDPCVFHSSTVTGLLEHYKDPSACMFFEPLLTAPLHRTFPFGLQHLARAAICRWTTYDGIGSLPLPPALQDFLKEYHYKQKVRVRWLEREPPLKVK; encoded by the coding sequence ATGAAGAAAGTGGGCAACATGTGGAGCAACCTGAAGAACAAATGCCAGACGCTGTTCCACAACAACAGTTCAGGACTCAGTGAAACCAGGGTTGAGGCAGATGCTGTCCACTGTGTGGTGGATCTTGGCCAAGGAGGCAGCTCAGGTGATGCACATGCATCAGGAGCCTCCAGCCCAACACGGAGCCTTCTACCAGTGCCAATGGTAACAGCAGGGCGCCGCCATCACAACTGTGTGTCAGACATCCCGCAGATAGTAGAGATTAGTATCGACAAGGACGCAGAGGATGTGCGAGGTGGGTCGGGGGCTGTTCCCCACGCCAGGAGAGACTCCTATTCCCGTCATGCTCCATGGGGGGGCAAGAAAAAACACTCATGTTCCACCAAAACCCAGAGCTCTCTGGAAGCAGATAGGCGGTCGGGGCGTTTACGGGGGAGTGGGAACCGTAGGGAAAGGCGTTATGGAGTCAGCTCCCTCCAGGAGATGAGTGACTCTGTGTCTGGAGGACGCAGTCTAAATTCCCGGTCTTTGCGTCAACGGCTAAGTGATACAGTGGGACTGTGCTTACCCTTACCTGCTCGTAGACGCTCTCGTTCATCAAAGAACCCTGTCACCTCTAAACGTAAGATTCACCTTACAGAGCTCATGCTAGAGACGTGCCCCTTCCCACCAGGCTCAGACCTTGCTCACAAGTGGCACTTGATCAAGCAACACACAGCACCGGTCAGCCCGCATTCCTCCACTGCCCTGCTTGATGCCTTTGACCCGGCCCAGACCTCTcctgaagatgaagaggaacgTCTACGTGAGCGCCGCCGACTTAGCATTGAGGAAGGTGTGGACCCACCACCTAATGCACAGATCCACACCCTGGAGGCCTCAGTGCCGGGCTCCTCTCTCTACAAACTGGGACCAAAGATGGCTCCTGGCATTGGAGAGGCCTCTGGGGATGGCCGGGCCTCAGGGACTGGCAGCTCCTTGGGTGCTGGATCATCAGGGGCCTGTGGCCCAGTGCTGGGGGCTTCAGCATCAGCTCAGGACTGTGACTCTGAGGAGGATTCAACCACCCTCTGTCTGCAGGCCAGGAGGCCCAAGCAGAGGCATGCCTCTGGGGATGGTCACCTGAGCCGGCAGCAACCTGGGCCCTGGAAGGTTCACACCCAGATAGACTACATCCACTGTCTGGTGCCTGACCTATTGCAGATCACAGCTCTGCCCTGTTACTGGGGTGTGATGGACCGCTATGAGGCTGAGGCTCTGCTGGATGGACGGCCAGAGGGCACCTTCCTGCTGCGTGACTCCGCCCAAGAGGACTACCTCTTCTCCGTTAGCTTCCGCCGTTACAACCGCTCACTGCACGCCCGCATCGAGCAATGGAACCACAACTTCAGCTTTGACGCTCATGATCCTTGTGTATTCCACTCTTCCACCGTCACAGGACTGCTCGAGCACTACAAGGACCCCAGCGCCTGCATGTTTTTTGAACCGCTGCTCACAGCACCTCTCCATCGAACCTTCCCCTTTGGGCTGCAGCACCTGGCACGAGCTGCCATCTGCCGCTGGACCACGTACGATGGAATAGGCTCTTTGCCGCTGCCCCCTGCCCTGCAGGACTTCCTCAAGGAGTATCACTATAAACAAAAAGTACGAGTACGCTGGCTGGAGAGGGAACCGCCACTCAAGGTCAAATAG